The sequence GTGAGGATTCTTCACTACAAACTGATATTTGTCAGATATTCTACCTAAAACTACTGGAAAATAAATGATATTCCCATTACGATTAATGTGAGAAAGTGCCCGGAGACTTCTACTTGGAATACCTGCTTTTTGTAATATGGTTGTCTTCAAAGGAAAATTAAAACCATTAGTATCGCGTTTAAGGGTGATTTTATCCAGAAGATATCTTCTATAATAAGATTCTAATCGAAGTTCAGGGTATTTCTTCCCTTTCATGGGCACTCCTTTCATGGGCACTCTGAGATGAAGCTTGCTGGGATATCTGTTGCTTAATTCTCCCGTAGAGAAAGAAATTAGATCGACTGACCCAGGACTAACATTAGGACTTATCAATCCTTCACAACGGTTATTTTCTCGTCGTATATAAGCATGTGATTTAGAATTACCAGAAGGACATGCTTGCGCTGTTAGGGGAATAAAACAAAAGAATGAAAAATTTATAATCAGTAGTTTCCAATTCATAAGATAAGAAAATAATTTACTACAAAATATTCCAAACACGTAACTGTTTAATCACTTCATCAATTGGATAACCTACACCATGTCCACTTGTTGAAGAGTCATTTTCATCATATTCAGAACTTGGTTCATTAGGATTTGGATCGCTATCGCGTTTACCATTAGCCCGCATAACCATACCGATTACCTGCCCTTGCTCGTTGAGTACAGGGCTTCCAGAATTACCTAGAGCAAGTGGGGCATTAATGTATATTTTATTTTTATTCTTTTTAATTTGTGTTGCTTTCCCAGCAACAGGAAACCAGTTTTCTTCAATGTTATTTGGGTGTCCTATAATTAGAATAGGGGTCAGAGGTAAAATCTTGCCAGGAAGATAACTAAAAGCCTCGATATCCGACGGAACCCCGTTCACTTTCAGAACTGCTAAGTCTAAATCTGAGTTATCGAAACTAGTATATTTTTCAATTTTAGCTTGAGCTTGATTATTATTAGTTTTTGTAAATGGAACTCCATTATCTTGTTGTTCTGGAACAGGATCGTAAAATTCTACGGAAATCTTCTGATGGAGTTGTTTTAAATTGTCATTCGCGACTACATGGCGATTAGTTACAATCCAAGCTGTTCTACCTTCTTTTTTTACTATCCAACCTGTTCCCAAGGTTTGATTATCCCTGCTCTTTATTCTCACGGTAGATTTATACGCTGCTTCTGATAATGTGCTTCGATTATTACCACTGAATGCTATATTAGTCTGAGAATTTTGTCGTTGTAGTTCTATATTTCGTTGGTTTTCTGCTCTTCTGAGGTTGTTTCGAGCAGAAGCAAAATTAGGGTTGATTCGAGTAGCTTGCTCAAAATTAGTAATAGCTGCTCTCCGGTTTCCTTGATTCAAATATATAATACCTAAACCATTGTAAGCAAAAGAGTTTCTTGGATTAATTTCAAGAGCTTTGCGATAGTAATAACTCGCCTGTTGAAAATTACTTTGCAGATAATATGCTTTACCTAACCTATAGTAAAGAGAAGAACTTTTATAACCAATTTTAATTGCTTTTTCATACTCAGCTATTGCCTCACTTTCTCTGCCCATCTCACTCAAAAGGCTACCAAGACGTATGTGATTGCTAGCAATTAGGTCTTTTCTATCAGAGGGAGTATTCTGTGTCGCTTTTTGATATTCAGCGATTGCTCTTTCATATTCAACTATTGCTTCACCTTCTCTACCCATCTGAATTAGAACATCAGCCTTATAATTACGTGCCCAAGCAATCAAGTCATATCTAGTTGGTGGAGAGATATCTATTACTTTTTGATAAACTCTTATAGCATTATCCCATTGATTGAGGTAGGCATAAACATTTCCTAAATTTCCAGAAGCTTGAATGTTTTTAGGGTTAAGTTCAACAGCTTTTTCATAAGCGTTAATTGCTTTTTCTAACTTATTCTGCTCTGAATAAACCATACCCAAGCCATTATAGGCATATGAATGATTGGGGTCGAGTTCAATTGCTTTTTTAAACTCAACAATTGCTTCATCCAATCTATCTTGATCTCGTAGCGCTCTACCCAATCTATAGCGAGCTTCTGCTGTATTCGGTTTACACTGAAGATATTTTCTCCAAATAGTTTCAGCTTTTTGATATTCCAATTGACGATGAGCATTGGTTCCTTCGTCAAACCACTTATCTACATTAATTTCATTACATTGAGCAATAGCTGGCTGTGAATGTAAGGCTACTGGTAATACTAGTAAGAAAGGCAACGATTTGAAAAAACTCATCATTTATGAAAGTTTTCGCTCAAGACTCTATTTTATACAATCTCATTCGACAAAAATTTGAATATCAGAGTTCCTACATTGCGAAAGATGTCAAAATTGTTAGCGAAAGGTTACTAGACTTTATATAAATACATAAATGAGAGTATTAATATTACTATTTCGTACATTTTTGTAACAATTAATTGCAAAGATATTTTATACCGGGAGTGATAAGAAATTCCGAACACTAAGTAATTACTAATGTATAAATTGTTTGATTACGATTTTCAGATTGTTACAAATACTACGATATTCCATCCCAAATCTGAGAAGCAGGAATAGTTTGTCCACTCATAGCTTCATCCCAAGCTTGACGAAAATTTTCTTTAATTACCTCTAATGGTGTGTCATCTTCATCAATTTCCGCATCTTCCCGAATCAATACAATTACTTCAACTCGACTATTCTTATCCGTAGTTATAGGTTTGTCTAAAGTAAGTTGTCCATCTTCATCAATGGTTCCCATCGCTTTAATTGCTTTCATCGGTTATTCCAAATGTCACTTTGAAAATACTTTTATATTATCCTTATAAAAAACCGCTATGACCTACATCCATCCCGGTGAAATCTTACAGCAGGAATTTCTCGAACCAAGGAATATTAGTGCTTACCGTCTGAGTAAGGATATAGGTGTAACTCAAACAAGAATCAGCGAAATTTTATCCGGGAAACGCAGCATTACAGCCGATACAGCTTTGCGTTTATCGCGTTATTTCGGAAACAGCGCTCAATTTTGGCTTAATTTACAAACCCAATATGATTTACGTCAAGCAATTGATGAAAATGCTCAAGTTTACAATCAAATATCTTTAGTTGAGGTTAATGAAGTTGGATAAGTTGCTAAATATACAATTGTAATTATCAAATATAGCGCTTTTCATTTGAGTGCAATACAGTTTGAGAAACCTCACCCCCTTCCCCTCTCCTTGTTAAGTAGAGGGGTGTATTCTATTCAACTGAAAACTGCTATATTATCCTTCATCCACAACATCTCTCATCTTGCGTCTGCGCTTTCTCTTGGCAATAAACTTGAGAATCCGACGAATACCATAAATCAACAGAAAAATAACCAGCAACGTTGATAATACAGGTAAACTAATTGCCAAGATTGAAATAACAATAGAAGAAATCGCTTCGACAAACCCAACAATTGGGGCACCCATACCGGCAGTTGTTACGGATGCAGTTAACCTAGTCACAGATGTTGTTAACTCCACAGTCTCGGCAGTAGCTCCCCCAGCAATAACCGTCAAAATCCATAAAAAAGTTGGATCGAAATCTCCCGCCATTGATAAAGTTGATGCAGTAATAAACATGCCCGCGATGGGAGCCAGAGCTATTTCGATAGAATCAAGAAAGTTACTTACCCAAGGAATAAAGTAGGCTAAGACTTCAATTGTTGCAGCAATACTCAAAGTGGTGATTGCGTTTTGAGTTCCCAACCATTGCCAATCAGAAGATAGCTGTAACGCTCCACTGTGGGCAGCCATACTCAGTGCCAAAGGTGGAATAAATACTCGAAAGCCACAAGCAGCGCTCAAGCCTATACCTAAACATAATGCCGCAATTAAATTCATGGAGTCAAATCGGTATTTTGGTTTATTGTAGTGATTCAACCGATGAATTCAGTAAATACAGTTGAATCATCTCATTTTTAACTCAAATTTAGTGAGTAGTTAAGAGTTATGAGTTAGGAGTTAGGAGTTAGGAATTAGGAATTAGGAGTTATGAGTTAGGAGTTAGGAGTTAGGAGTTAGGAGTTATCTATTCTTCCCTTTACCCATTACCAATTATCAATTACCAATCCCCCATGCCCAATGCCCATTCCCAATTTTTAAATGCAAATTTCTAATACCGTAATTATTCCCGACAACGAAATTGAAATTAGTGCAATTCGTTCTCAAGGAGCTGGCGGACAAAATGTGAATAAGGTTGCTACTGCGATTCATTTACGTTTTGATATTAACGCTTCCTCGCTACCAGATTATTATAAAAATCGACTTTTGAAATTAAAAGATAACCGAATTACTCAAGATGGAATTATTATAATTAAAGCGCAAGAATCCAGAAGTCAGTTAAAAAATAAAGAAGATGCTTTTGCTCGGTTAAAAGAACTGATTAAAAGCGCAATGGTAATTAAAAAGAAACGCAAACCTACTAAACCTACAAAGAGTTCGCAAAAGAAGCGAGTTGATTCCAAGAAAAAGCGCAGTCAGGTTAAAAATAATCGGAAGAAGGTTGTTGATGAGTAGTTGTTTTTAATTAATTATCTTTGGTAGGTTGGGTTAAAGGCACAAGAATAAATTTATGATTCACCAAAAATTAAAATCTGCCGTAACCCAACATCAATGTTTCAGTTTTGATAATAGATTATTTAATGTCAACTTGATGTTGGGTTTCTCTACGTTCAACCCAACCTACGAAATAAATTCACGTTGTCCGCTAGCGTATCTCTGTGTGATTTGCCGGACATCATATAAACTATTAATAATAAATTTGGTTTAACTAAAAACAATGACAGCTATACTTAAAATATCATTTTTCTGCTACTTAATTACAGCCATTGCCTCTATTATATTTGGCATTATTTATCTAACCCGCTCGGAATTCATGCCTTATCATGCAGCAGCATTAGAAAAAGAATGGATGCAATTAAATATAAAAACTCAAACTTTAATATTGGCATTAATGCGAGTTGCTGGAGGTGGCTTTCTTGCAACTGGTATGGTAGTGATTTTTTTAATATATTTATATATTAAAACAACGGAAGAATGGATAATTTTTATTATTCCAACTATAGGTTTTGTGACTTCATTCTCTTCACTTTATGCCACACTGATTGTGAAAAATCGTACACCAGGATTACCTCCGGTTAACTTAACTTTACTGTCAATATGTTTGATGTTAACTGGGTTTATCTTGTCGCTCGCTGCTTGAATTTTTGCTACTGCTGTACCTTATAAACCTGCAATATTCTGTATTTTTATTTTTCACTTAACTAAGTTTCAATTCCAGCATCCCTTATAGCGTTTCCTAAGCAACTGAGGTACAGCGATTACCTCACCCCGATAAAGCTGTGCTTTATCTCCCCTCTCCTTATCAAGGAGAGGGGTTGGGGGTGAGGTTTTGTGTGTACTTCAATAGACTGGGAAACGCTATAACCGTTGTTCTAATTCTTCCAATCGCTTCAAAGCATTTTCCTTAGCTTCTCGCTCTTGTACAACTAACTCAGTTCCCCACAACAGTAAATTACCCGCTTCATCCCACCACCTTAACCAGTAACCCTCGCGGTTTTCGCGTCTTCCCTGCCAAACCCCGATAAATAACTGCATCTCATCGAGCCAGTAACGGTTATTTTCATCGGGGTTACGCAAATCATATCCCGATTCATCCAAGCGATGAACTTCTAAAGTACCGCTTTCTGGTTCAAAAATAATATAGTTAGGTACTCGCAGAATTTGCTCGTAGTAAAACCATTTTCCGGGGGGATAGGTGCGTTTACTGGAATATTCTGTACCTTCCGCATCTGAAAGAAATTCCATTACCACTACTGGAATCTCACCTTGTAAATTGGGGGTATAGCTGCGTTTAACTTCCTCTCTAGCCACGTTAATTTGCGGTACATAAGCCCAATCGGGAGCTTTTACGACAATTTTGTCATTTACAGTAGCGCAGATGCCGTAATTAGTCGTGACGAACGCAGCGGACGGCAATATTTCTGCTAATTCTAAACTTTCAGTAAGCACCGCAGCAATGTACGGACTATAAAGATTATCTACTATTTCGTCGTCTAAAAAGAAGTCTTCGGGCAATAATTCCCAAGTAATATTATAGGGACGAACGGTAACAACCATAATAACTGCAAGCGAAGGAGTTGAATTATAGTATAGCGATATTAATTATTTATTAGTAACCAATTACCAATTAGCAACCTTTAAGAAAGCGCTTGCGGCTTACTATACTCAGTATCCTCATCCGCAGGTAACGGAATAAATTCGTCCTCCTCGGGTACCTTGCTAAACTTCCCTTCTTTCCAATCTTGTTTAGCTTGCTCAATTCGTTCGGGACGACTTGACACTAAATTCCACCATTTATAGCGATCGCCTACTGATTCTCCACCAAATACGATACATCTAGCTTCTGTATTTGCACTTATCTTAACTTCGCTACCAGAATTCAAAACGGCTAGCTGATGTTGTTCTAAATTCTCTCCATCAATACTCAAACCGGGAGTAATGCTGTAAACTGCTCGTTCGCTAAAAAAGTCGGGTAAAGCAAACTCTGTATTCGGTTTTAGCTGTACGTCTAAGTAAAACATTGGCGATACAGTTTCAACTTTGGAAGCACGATTAAAAGCATTGCCCACAACCAAAGTTATCGTCACACCGTTTACATCCCAAACGGGTAAATTATCTTTTGGGTAATGACGGAACCAAGGTGCGGTTTCTTCGCGTTCGTTGGGCAGAGCAACCCAAATCTGAATGGCGTGTAAAGTTGCGTCTCGATTTCTCGATTCCTCGGGAGAGCGTTCGGAATGTACGATACCAGTACCAGCACTCATCCAGTTGACAGCACCGGGTTTAATTTCTTGAACGGTACCCAAACTATCACGATGCAATAATTCCCCTTCTAATAAATAAGTTACGGTAGCCAAATTTATGTGAGGATGAGGTCTTACGTCAACACCTTTACCAGCAGGAAAAACAGCAGGTCCCAAATGGTCAAAGAAAATGAAAGGACCAACCATTTGACGCTCCTCTTGAGGAAGACAGCGACGAGCTTCAAAACCACCTAAATCTTTGAGAT comes from Rivularia sp. PCC 7116 and encodes:
- a CDS encoding serine protease — encoded protein: MMSFFKSLPFLLVLPVALHSQPAIAQCNEINVDKWFDEGTNAHRQLEYQKAETIWRKYLQCKPNTAEARYRLGRALRDQDRLDEAIVEFKKAIELDPNHSYAYNGLGMVYSEQNKLEKAINAYEKAVELNPKNIQASGNLGNVYAYLNQWDNAIRVYQKVIDISPPTRYDLIAWARNYKADVLIQMGREGEAIVEYERAIAEYQKATQNTPSDRKDLIASNHIRLGSLLSEMGRESEAIAEYEKAIKIGYKSSSLYYRLGKAYYLQSNFQQASYYYRKALEINPRNSFAYNGLGIIYLNQGNRRAAITNFEQATRINPNFASARNNLRRAENQRNIELQRQNSQTNIAFSGNNRSTLSEAAYKSTVRIKSRDNQTLGTGWIVKKEGRTAWIVTNRHVVANDNLKQLHQKISVEFYDPVPEQQDNGVPFTKTNNNQAQAKIEKYTSFDNSDLDLAVLKVNGVPSDIEAFSYLPGKILPLTPILIIGHPNNIEENWFPVAGKATQIKKNKNKIYINAPLALGNSGSPVLNEQGQVIGMVMRANGKRDSDPNPNEPSSEYDENDSSTSGHGVGYPIDEVIKQLRVWNIL
- a CDS encoding HigA family addiction module antitoxin: MTYIHPGEILQQEFLEPRNISAYRLSKDIGVTQTRISEILSGKRSITADTALRLSRYFGNSAQFWLNLQTQYDLRQAIDENAQVYNQISLVEVNEVG
- a CDS encoding DUF4126 domain-containing protein, which codes for MNLIAALCLGIGLSAACGFRVFIPPLALSMAAHSGALQLSSDWQWLGTQNAITTLSIAATIEVLAYFIPWVSNFLDSIEIALAPIAGMFITASTLSMAGDFDPTFLWILTVIAGGATAETVELTTSVTRLTASVTTAGMGAPIVGFVEAISSIVISILAISLPVLSTLLVIFLLIYGIRRILKFIAKRKRRRKMRDVVDEG
- the arfB gene encoding alternative ribosome rescue aminoacyl-tRNA hydrolase ArfB, coding for MQISNTVIIPDNEIEISAIRSQGAGGQNVNKVATAIHLRFDINASSLPDYYKNRLLKLKDNRITQDGIIIIKAQESRSQLKNKEDAFARLKELIKSAMVIKKKRKPTKPTKSSQKKRVDSKKKRSQVKNNRKKVVDE
- a CDS encoding Uma2 family endonuclease; the encoded protein is MVVTVRPYNITWELLPEDFFLDDEIVDNLYSPYIAAVLTESLELAEILPSAAFVTTNYGICATVNDKIVVKAPDWAYVPQINVAREEVKRSYTPNLQGEIPVVVMEFLSDAEGTEYSSKRTYPPGKWFYYEQILRVPNYIIFEPESGTLEVHRLDESGYDLRNPDENNRYWLDEMQLFIGVWQGRRENREGYWLRWWDEAGNLLLWGTELVVQEREAKENALKRLEELEQRL
- a CDS encoding pirin family protein, whose protein sequence is MSSINQIIKPHLKDLGGFEARRCLPQEERQMVGPFIFFDHLGPAVFPAGKGVDVRPHPHINLATVTYLLEGELLHRDSLGTVQEIKPGAVNWMSAGTGIVHSERSPEESRNRDATLHAIQIWVALPNEREETAPWFRHYPKDNLPVWDVNGVTITLVVGNAFNRASKVETVSPMFYLDVQLKPNTEFALPDFFSERAVYSITPGLSIDGENLEQHQLAVLNSGSEVKISANTEARCIVFGGESVGDRYKWWNLVSSRPERIEQAKQDWKEGKFSKVPEEDEFIPLPADEDTEYSKPQALS